From the genome of Anopheles merus strain MAF chromosome X, AmerM5.1, whole genome shotgun sequence, one region includes:
- the LOC121597053 gene encoding proline-rich extensin-like protein EPR1 isoform X2 yields the protein MSRRRAARGLRLLVCSLCLLSYLHPVSADAPERSNRRPMRRVDAVATDQVEDRTNAIDQPLDQALQLKYYDVVSVDLVHRLPAGSDPARDTLTLVAAGAGEGAADPEQPSDAKVSPPAAKPEAAKTLADQVAEGKYGLIHRELFQRRPERLGILNYRRNEEVPLDDERNYGGLRPDEIWLAEDHLLVLKGGSIRHGSNRSGEPDAPAWQPIDDYRAPDRQVQIPANPAVPPPFPVQLRENGPIEFIRGRQVPAFNPFTNESAFLFTNKAFPVIRPEDFGGQNILAGPAAHNATGQHRPAGLQYPPPVNPPPVSDNRTYSNPFLKLPPPALYAGPPAGGSLDEARNRTGAAPPGLPPGLDEDDPSLYYPPPYTFEYRGNYTNPVPPGPLVPGIILPPPPNFFILKPAGGSNGTSVRPPPPTTTTTTTTTDRPKGTKPPKQYVSVRPHPTTTVAPPPPPPPPSVNSVAPAKIVPSRVEIQKAVLKTFVPVLEVYGAPPRPAKPATKRPRPKPTVASVATATPAQTPSTKLHKIPPEQPTAGQRQPVYAEYFDVRTSTARPPVSWSDVGVPAGTPQLPRTYLPVGKVEQARPVATGAPPDYGYGYSPIEQFHREVQTIRQTLQIYEKANRLSGKGGRTSKAHQQHHQQQQHPQPSLANLSLSFDGNVYRTLFPEEVVLPPQQVAGVPSYHRQHHHQPQPYKPAYEPTYVYRPTANSVLPPVDLPTGYYVTSTDYGRHGASYADAAAQSHPQYYQPTAPPPPPPPQPDLSYIAPVILNNGASGYNRRPDFDPSTTTTTTTTTKSYLILDHRLQRPQPPTQPPYLYRSNGAGPTGDGQQGVAGPVRNRYLEGDILVNYKHPLPVLNPDSEFLPYHHRLKVRKRQNVRGAGEQKPRYHGQPLYNHR from the exons ATGTCTCGTCGCAGAGCCGCCCGGGGCCTTCGACTGCTGGTCTGTTCGCTGTGTCTGCTCAGCTACCTGCACCCGGTCTCGGCAGATGCTCCCGAACG CAGTAACCGGCGGCCAATGCGCCGAGTGGACGCGGTGGCCACCGACCAGGTGGAGGACCGCACCAACGCGATCGACCAACCGCTCGACCAGGCCCTCCAGCTCAAGTACTACGACGTTGTCTCGGTCGACCTGGTGCACCGGCTGCCGGCCGGCTCCGACCCCGCGCGCGACACGCTCACCCTAGTGGCGGCCGGTGCCGGCGAAGGTGCCGCCGACCCGGAGCAACCATCCGACGCCAAGGTGTCCCCCCCGGCCGCCAAGCCCGAGGCGGCCAAAACGCTCGCGGACCAGGTGGCCGAGGGCAAGTACGGTCTGATCCACCGCGAGCTGTTCCAGCGGCGCCCCGAGCGGCTCGGCATCCTCAACTACCGCCGCAACGAGGAGGTCCCGCTGGACGACGAGCGCAACTACGGCGGGCTCCGGCCGGACGAGATCTGGCTCGCCGAGGACCACCTGCTCGTGCTCAAGGGCGGCTCGATCCGGCACGGCAGCAACCGGTCCGGCGAACCGGACGCGCCCGCCTGGCAGCCGATCGACGACTACCGGGCGCCGGACCGCCAGGTCCAGATCCCGGCGAACCCGGCCGTCCCGCCACCCTTTCCCGTGCAGCTGCGCGAGAACGGGCCGATTGAGTTTATCCGCGGTCGTCAGGTGCCGGCATTTAATCCGTTCACTAACGAGTCGGCCTTCCTCTTCACCAACAAAGCGTTCCCGGTCATACGGCCGGAAGATTTCGGCGGGCAGAATATTCTTGCCGGGCCGGCGGCGCACAATGCTACTGGCCAGCACCGCCCGGCCGGGCTCCAGTATCCGCCCCCGGTCAACCCGCCGCCCGTCAGCGACAATCGCACGTACTCGAACCCGTTCCTGAAGCTGCCCCCGCCCGCCCTGTACGCCGGCCCGCCGGCCGGCGGCTCGCTGGACGAGGCGCGCAACCGCACGGGCGCAGCGCCGCCCGGGCTGCCGCCGGGGCTGGACGAGGACGACCCCTCGCTCTACTACCCGCCGCCGTACACGTTCGAGTACCGGGGCAACTACACGAACCCGGTCCCGCCGGGCCCGCTCGTGCCCGGCATCATCCTACCGCCGCCGCCCAACTTTTTCATCCTGAAGCCTGCCGGCGGAAGCAACGGGACCAGTgtgcggccgccgccgcccaccaccaccaccaccaccaccaccacggacCGGCCGAAGGGTACCAAACCGCCGAAGCAGTACGTCAGTGTGCGGCCCCACCCAACGACCACGgtggcaccaccaccaccaccaccaccaccctcggTGAACAGTGTAGCGCCGGCGAAGATTGTGCCGTCGCGCGTCGAAATTCAGAAAGCCGTCCTCAAAACGTTCGTGCCCGTGCTGGAAGTGTACGGCGCTCCACCGAGGCCCGCCAAACCGGCCACGAAGCGACCGCGCCCGAAACCGACCGTCGCCAGCGTCGCTACCGCCACGCCCGCCCAAACGCCGTCCACCAAGCTGCACAAGATTCCGCCCGAACAGCCGACCGCCGGCCAGCGGCAGCCGGTCTACGCCGAGTACTTTGACGTGCGCACCTCCACGGCACGGCCGCCGGTGAGCTGGAGCGACGTGGGGGTGCCCGCCGGTACGCCCCAGCTGCCCCGCACCTACCTCCCGGTGGGCAAGGTGGAGCAGGCGCGCCCGGTTGCGACGGGCGCCCCGCCCGACTACGGCTACGGCTACAGCCCGATCGAGCAGTTCCACCGCGAGGTGCAGACGATCCGCCAGACGCTCCAGATCTACGAGAAGGCGAACAGGCTGTCGGGCAAGGGGGGCAGGACGTCGAAggcgcaccagcagcaccaccagcagcagcagcacccccAACCGTCGCTTGCCAATCTGTCGCTGTCGTTCGACGGGAACGTGTACCGGACGCTGTTCCCGGAGGAGGTCGTGCTGCCCCCGCAGCAGGTTGCAGGGGTGCCCTCCTACCACCGCCAGCATCACCACCAGCCGCAGCCGTACAAACCGGCATACGAGCCCACGTACGTGTATCGCCCCACCGCCAACAGCGTCCTGCCGCCGGTCGACCTCCCGACCGGCTATTACGTCACCAGCACGGATTATGGGCGGCACGGCGCGAGCTACGCGGATGCGGCCGCCCAGTCGCACCCGCAGTACTACCAGCCGACtgctccaccgccaccgccaccgccccaGCCCGACCTGTCCTACATTGCGCCCGTCATCCTGAACAATGGCGCGAGCGGGTACAACCGCCGCCCCGACTTTGacccctccaccaccaccaccaccaccaccaccaccaaatcCTACCTCATCCTGGACCATCGGCTCCAGCGGCCCCAGCCGCCGACCCAACCGCCCTACCTGTACCGCAGCAACGGCGCCGGCCCAACAGGCGACGGGCAGCAGGGGGTGGCGGGCCCGGTGCGCAACCGGTACCTCGAGGGGGACATACTGGTGAACTACAAGCATCCGCTGCCGGTGCTCAACCCGGACAGCGAGTTCCTGCCCTACCATCACCGGCTGAAGGTGCGCAAGCGGCAGAATGTGCGCGGGGCGGGCGAGCAGAAGCCGCGCTACCACGGCCAGCCGCTCTACAACCACCGGTAA
- the LOC121597053 gene encoding proline-rich extensin-like protein EPR1 isoform X1 gives MSRRRAARGLRLLVCSLCLLSYLHPVSADAPERSSNRRPMRRVDAVATDQVEDRTNAIDQPLDQALQLKYYDVVSVDLVHRLPAGSDPARDTLTLVAAGAGEGAADPEQPSDAKVSPPAAKPEAAKTLADQVAEGKYGLIHRELFQRRPERLGILNYRRNEEVPLDDERNYGGLRPDEIWLAEDHLLVLKGGSIRHGSNRSGEPDAPAWQPIDDYRAPDRQVQIPANPAVPPPFPVQLRENGPIEFIRGRQVPAFNPFTNESAFLFTNKAFPVIRPEDFGGQNILAGPAAHNATGQHRPAGLQYPPPVNPPPVSDNRTYSNPFLKLPPPALYAGPPAGGSLDEARNRTGAAPPGLPPGLDEDDPSLYYPPPYTFEYRGNYTNPVPPGPLVPGIILPPPPNFFILKPAGGSNGTSVRPPPPTTTTTTTTTDRPKGTKPPKQYVSVRPHPTTTVAPPPPPPPPSVNSVAPAKIVPSRVEIQKAVLKTFVPVLEVYGAPPRPAKPATKRPRPKPTVASVATATPAQTPSTKLHKIPPEQPTAGQRQPVYAEYFDVRTSTARPPVSWSDVGVPAGTPQLPRTYLPVGKVEQARPVATGAPPDYGYGYSPIEQFHREVQTIRQTLQIYEKANRLSGKGGRTSKAHQQHHQQQQHPQPSLANLSLSFDGNVYRTLFPEEVVLPPQQVAGVPSYHRQHHHQPQPYKPAYEPTYVYRPTANSVLPPVDLPTGYYVTSTDYGRHGASYADAAAQSHPQYYQPTAPPPPPPPQPDLSYIAPVILNNGASGYNRRPDFDPSTTTTTTTTTKSYLILDHRLQRPQPPTQPPYLYRSNGAGPTGDGQQGVAGPVRNRYLEGDILVNYKHPLPVLNPDSEFLPYHHRLKVRKRQNVRGAGEQKPRYHGQPLYNHR, from the exons ATGTCTCGTCGCAGAGCCGCCCGGGGCCTTCGACTGCTGGTCTGTTCGCTGTGTCTGCTCAGCTACCTGCACCCGGTCTCGGCAGATGCTCCCGAACG CAGCAGTAACCGGCGGCCAATGCGCCGAGTGGACGCGGTGGCCACCGACCAGGTGGAGGACCGCACCAACGCGATCGACCAACCGCTCGACCAGGCCCTCCAGCTCAAGTACTACGACGTTGTCTCGGTCGACCTGGTGCACCGGCTGCCGGCCGGCTCCGACCCCGCGCGCGACACGCTCACCCTAGTGGCGGCCGGTGCCGGCGAAGGTGCCGCCGACCCGGAGCAACCATCCGACGCCAAGGTGTCCCCCCCGGCCGCCAAGCCCGAGGCGGCCAAAACGCTCGCGGACCAGGTGGCCGAGGGCAAGTACGGTCTGATCCACCGCGAGCTGTTCCAGCGGCGCCCCGAGCGGCTCGGCATCCTCAACTACCGCCGCAACGAGGAGGTCCCGCTGGACGACGAGCGCAACTACGGCGGGCTCCGGCCGGACGAGATCTGGCTCGCCGAGGACCACCTGCTCGTGCTCAAGGGCGGCTCGATCCGGCACGGCAGCAACCGGTCCGGCGAACCGGACGCGCCCGCCTGGCAGCCGATCGACGACTACCGGGCGCCGGACCGCCAGGTCCAGATCCCGGCGAACCCGGCCGTCCCGCCACCCTTTCCCGTGCAGCTGCGCGAGAACGGGCCGATTGAGTTTATCCGCGGTCGTCAGGTGCCGGCATTTAATCCGTTCACTAACGAGTCGGCCTTCCTCTTCACCAACAAAGCGTTCCCGGTCATACGGCCGGAAGATTTCGGCGGGCAGAATATTCTTGCCGGGCCGGCGGCGCACAATGCTACTGGCCAGCACCGCCCGGCCGGGCTCCAGTATCCGCCCCCGGTCAACCCGCCGCCCGTCAGCGACAATCGCACGTACTCGAACCCGTTCCTGAAGCTGCCCCCGCCCGCCCTGTACGCCGGCCCGCCGGCCGGCGGCTCGCTGGACGAGGCGCGCAACCGCACGGGCGCAGCGCCGCCCGGGCTGCCGCCGGGGCTGGACGAGGACGACCCCTCGCTCTACTACCCGCCGCCGTACACGTTCGAGTACCGGGGCAACTACACGAACCCGGTCCCGCCGGGCCCGCTCGTGCCCGGCATCATCCTACCGCCGCCGCCCAACTTTTTCATCCTGAAGCCTGCCGGCGGAAGCAACGGGACCAGTgtgcggccgccgccgcccaccaccaccaccaccaccaccaccacggacCGGCCGAAGGGTACCAAACCGCCGAAGCAGTACGTCAGTGTGCGGCCCCACCCAACGACCACGgtggcaccaccaccaccaccaccaccaccctcggTGAACAGTGTAGCGCCGGCGAAGATTGTGCCGTCGCGCGTCGAAATTCAGAAAGCCGTCCTCAAAACGTTCGTGCCCGTGCTGGAAGTGTACGGCGCTCCACCGAGGCCCGCCAAACCGGCCACGAAGCGACCGCGCCCGAAACCGACCGTCGCCAGCGTCGCTACCGCCACGCCCGCCCAAACGCCGTCCACCAAGCTGCACAAGATTCCGCCCGAACAGCCGACCGCCGGCCAGCGGCAGCCGGTCTACGCCGAGTACTTTGACGTGCGCACCTCCACGGCACGGCCGCCGGTGAGCTGGAGCGACGTGGGGGTGCCCGCCGGTACGCCCCAGCTGCCCCGCACCTACCTCCCGGTGGGCAAGGTGGAGCAGGCGCGCCCGGTTGCGACGGGCGCCCCGCCCGACTACGGCTACGGCTACAGCCCGATCGAGCAGTTCCACCGCGAGGTGCAGACGATCCGCCAGACGCTCCAGATCTACGAGAAGGCGAACAGGCTGTCGGGCAAGGGGGGCAGGACGTCGAAggcgcaccagcagcaccaccagcagcagcagcacccccAACCGTCGCTTGCCAATCTGTCGCTGTCGTTCGACGGGAACGTGTACCGGACGCTGTTCCCGGAGGAGGTCGTGCTGCCCCCGCAGCAGGTTGCAGGGGTGCCCTCCTACCACCGCCAGCATCACCACCAGCCGCAGCCGTACAAACCGGCATACGAGCCCACGTACGTGTATCGCCCCACCGCCAACAGCGTCCTGCCGCCGGTCGACCTCCCGACCGGCTATTACGTCACCAGCACGGATTATGGGCGGCACGGCGCGAGCTACGCGGATGCGGCCGCCCAGTCGCACCCGCAGTACTACCAGCCGACtgctccaccgccaccgccaccgccccaGCCCGACCTGTCCTACATTGCGCCCGTCATCCTGAACAATGGCGCGAGCGGGTACAACCGCCGCCCCGACTTTGacccctccaccaccaccaccaccaccaccaccaccaaatcCTACCTCATCCTGGACCATCGGCTCCAGCGGCCCCAGCCGCCGACCCAACCGCCCTACCTGTACCGCAGCAACGGCGCCGGCCCAACAGGCGACGGGCAGCAGGGGGTGGCGGGCCCGGTGCGCAACCGGTACCTCGAGGGGGACATACTGGTGAACTACAAGCATCCGCTGCCGGTGCTCAACCCGGACAGCGAGTTCCTGCCCTACCATCACCGGCTGAAGGTGCGCAAGCGGCAGAATGTGCGCGGGGCGGGCGAGCAGAAGCCGCGCTACCACGGCCAGCCGCTCTACAACCACCGGTAA
- the LOC121597078 gene encoding ionotropic receptor 93a, giving the protein MVLRLVGLWSILLLLLLLLVLRPDPAVGDDFPSLLSTNASMAIILDREYLGADYERTLDETKNIVEKLIREHLKNGGLIVKYYSWTSINLKRDFSAVLSVSSCKNTWDIYQEAVRERLVMLSITDPDCPRLPTNNAIMIPRSDGSGSNAFDEVSQIILDMKSSRAIGWHTATLLYDQVYDAEISRCILSLLEDREGIKPLTLTEFKINAPTHSWEKRKEIRRTLLGIPTAYTGRNFIAIVNLATLTLLMEIAKDLKLVNPFAQWLYLIPNTEKASGNFTTQSTLINEGDNVAFVYNSGSKVQNCTVSVLCYIESYLLHFIRSLSKLIREEQVVFGQISDEEWEIIRPSKQERKTKFLQMIKAAITSKDECNKCSQWKIQSAETWGYVYRTDFLTDGADLQERRKYTLLDIGYWSPQDGFMLTDALFPHSQYGFRGVQLIFYSYHNPPWQFVSYNDSGSPVISSGVVYDILNELSRKLNFTYTIVISQPAEINGSLIEGNTSSVYDLKTISSDIPQEIFSTLVNNKILLAAIGATVNEKQKKFVSFTDPISIQTYSFVISRPRELSRVLLFLSPFGSDTWLCLAAAVALMGPILCAINKLSPYYEVHNKPTDTGLGKVNNCFWYIYGALLQQGGLYLPYADSGRIIIGTWWLVVLVIVTTYCGNLVAFLTFPKIDIPVNRVMQLLRNDRGMTWSIRRGTFLEEMLMDSTEPKYMQLYKGSQIIGELTDELVERIEAGQHVHIDWRNNLRYLMKRQFLRTDRCDFALSTDEFLDEQIALVMPKDSPYLELVNEEIKRMHQFGFIQRWVAQYLPAKDKCSGTGRVMDVQNHTVNSSDMAGSYWILLLGFVSGLFVFVCEFAVAWYRKHRAARAATVAYRD; this is encoded by the exons ATGGTGCTGCGGTTAGTTGGTCTTTGGTCGatacttctgctgctgctgctgctgctagtgctgCGACCCGATCCGGCTGTCGGCGATGACTTCCCGTCGCTTCTGTCCACGAACGCCTCCATGG CGATCATCCTCGATCGTGAGTATCTCGGCGCCGACTACGAGAGGACGCTCGACGAGACGAAGAACATCGTGGAGAAGCTGATCCGGGAGCATCTGAAGAATGGGGGCCTGATCGTGAAGTACTACTCCTGGACGAGCATCAATCTCAAGCGGG ATTTCTCCGCCGTCCTGTCGGTTTCGAGCTGCAAAAACACTTGGGACATCTATCAGGAGGCCGTGCGGGAGCGGCTGGTAATGCTGAGCATCACCGATCCGGACTGTCCGCGGCTGCCCACCAACAACGCAATCATG ATCCCGCGCAGCGATGGGTCCGGCAGCAACGCGTTCGACGAGGTGTCGCAGATCATACTCGACATGAAGAGCTCGCGGGCGATCGGTTGGCACACGGCCACCCTGCTGTACGATCAGGTTTACG ACGCGGAAATTAGTCGCTGCATACTGTCCCTGCTGGAGGACCGGGAGGGCATCAAGCCGCTCACGCTGACCGAGTTCAAGATCAACGCGCCGACCCACAGCTGGGAAAAGCGGAAGGAGATCCGCCGGACGCTGCTCGGCATACCGACAGCGTACACAG GCAGAAACTTCATCGCCATCGTCAACTTAGCGACGCTGACGCTGCTCATGGAGATAGCGAAG GACCTGAAGCTGGTGAACCCATTCGCCCAGTGGCTCTACCTCATACCGAACACCGAGAAAGCGAGCGGCAACTTTACAACCCAGTCCACCCTGATCAACGAGGGTGACAATGTCGCGTTTGTGTACAACAGTGGCAGCAAGGTGCAGAACTGCACGGTCAGCGTGCTGTGCTATATCGAGTCGTACCTGCTGCACTTCATCCGCAGCCTGTCGAAGCTGATCCGCGAGGAGCAGGTCGTGTTTGGGCAGATATCGGACGAGGAGTGGGAAATCATACGCCCGAGCAAGCAGGAGCGCAAAACGAAGTTCCTGCAAATGATAAAG GCTGCAATCACATCGAAGGATGAGTGCAACAAGTGCTCCCAGTGGAAGATCCAGTCGGCCGAAACGTGGGGTTACGTCTATAGGACCGACTTTTTGACGG ATGGGGCCGACCTGCAGGAGCGCAGAAAGTACACCTTGCTGGACATTGGCTACTGGTCGCCGCAGGATGGTTTCATGCTAACCGACGCACTGTTTCCCCACTCGCAGTACGGCTTCCGTGGTGTGCAGCTCATCTTCTACAGCTACCAT AACCCACCGTGGCAGTTCGTGTCGTACAACGATTCGGGCAGCCCTGTAATCTCCAGCGGTGTCGTGTACGACATCCTGAACGAGCTATCGCGCAAGCTGAACTTCACCTACACGATAGTGATCTCACAGCCGGCGGAGATTAATGGATCGCTGATCGAAGGGAACACATCT TCCGTGTACGATTTGAAAACCATCTCGTCCGATATTCCGCAAGAAATTTTCAGCACCCTCGTCAACAACAAG ATCCTGCTAGCTGCCATCGGTGCGACCGTGAACGAAAAGCAGAAGAAGTTTGTTAGCTTCACCGACCCGATCAGCATCCAGACGTACAGCTTCGTCATATCCCGTCCACG CGAGCTGAGTCGAGTGCTCCTGTTTCTGTCACCCTTTGGTTCGGAC ACATGGCTATGCTTAGCGGCAGCTGTCGCCCTCATGGGACCCATCCTATGTGCGATCAACAAGCTCAGCCCGTACTACGAGGTGCACAACAAACCGACCGATACCGGACTGGGGAAGGTGAACAACTGCTTCTGGTACATCTATGGTGCGCTACTGCAGCAAG GAGGACTATACCTACCGTATGCGGACAGCGGACGAATCATTATCGGAACCTGGTGGTTGG TCGTGCTGGTGATAGTCACCACCTACTGTGGCAACCTGGTCGCTTTTCTAACCTTTCCCAAGATTGATATCCCGGTCAATCGGGTGATGCAGCTGCTGCGCAACGACCGCGGCATGACGTGGAGCATTCGGCGCGGTACCTTCCTGGAGGAGATGCTAATG GACTCGACCGAACCGAAGTACATGCAGCTGTACAAGGGCAGCCAGATCATTGGCGAGCTGACGGACGAGCTGGTCGAGCGGATCGAGGCTGGCCAGCACGTGCACATCGACTGGCGGAACAACCTGCGCTACCTGATGAAGCGCCAGTTCCTGCGGACGGACCGGTGCGACTTTGCGCTCAGCACGGACGAGTTTCTGGACGAGCAGATTGCGCTGGTGATGCCGAAGGACAGCCCGTACCTGGAGCTGGTGAACGAGGAGATCAAGCGGATGCACCAGTTCGGGTTCATTCAGCGCTGGGTCGCCCAGTACCTGCCGGCGAAGGACAAGTGCAGTGGGACGGGTCGGGTCATGGACGTGCAGAACCACACGGTGAACAGTTCGGATATGGCCGGTTCGTACTGGATCCTGCTGCTTGGCTTCGTGAGCGGGCtgttcgtgtttgtgtgcgagtTTGCCGTCGCCTGGTACCGGAAGCATCGGGCAGCGCGGGCGGCCACCGTCGCGTACCGTGACTAA
- the LOC121593000 gene encoding beta-1,3-galactosyltransferase 5-like, with product MMPCPGLKVSHVIFVIVIVITIVFYSSLNGRQFILEQRRYANHRKNDPSALVASNRTVPGAAAAAAPPDKALLVPAGPPVEPGTVRQKCNVFQMVVQRCGFDVLQKSVERTQQQQQQQQAVDRNQTQLLLAQQREKEQQEQETGPEHVDNIQRIPNPSAVKSAAAAGSSSSSSSSSSSSSLPPAPQPTALEAEGERVIKTRDLYHSGHLPDAACVANLCPRNGTDVTLLIVVTSAPTHREQRLAIRQAWGHYGSRRDISIGFIVGQTNDARTEDQLAAESYMYSDLIRGYFIDSYSNLTLKTISMLEWAKLHCPSASFLLKTDDDMFINVPKLLQFMEAHGNQRRTIFGRLAKKWKPIRNKKSKYYVSPEQYYPPVFPSFTTGPAYLLTADIVGEMFDKSLSQTYLKLEDVYMTGIVAQLLNIHRINVKEFLNRRIAFNQCNIKKAISIHMVKNNEQLDLWKKQVDTSVACT from the exons ATGATGCCCTGCCCGGGGTTGAAGGTGTCGCACGTGATATTTGTGATCGTCATCGTGATAACGATAGTGTTCTACTCGTCGCTCAATGGCCGCCAGTTCATACTCGAGCAGCGTCGGTACGCGAACCATCGGAAGAACGACCCGAGCGCGCTGGTCGCGTCCAACCGGACCGTGCcgggggcggcggcggcggcagcaccaCCCGACAAGGCGCTGCTAGTGCCGGCGGGGCCACCGGTCGAGCCGGGCACGGTGCGCCAGAAGTGCAACGTGTTCCAGATGGTGGTGCAGCGGTGCGGGTTTGACGTGCTGCAGAAATCGGTCGAGcggacgcagcagcagcagcagcagcagcaggcggtgGACCGGAACCAAACCCAGCTGCTCCTCGCACAGCAGCGGGAGAaggagcagcaggagcaggaaaCCGGTCCCGAGCACGTGGACAACATCCAGCGAATACCGAACCCGTCCGCGGTGAAGAGCGCCGCCGCGGCCGGGTCATCGtcctcctcttcttcctcctcctcgtcctcctcgttGCCGCCGGCGCCCCAGCCGACGGCGCTGGAGGCGGAGGGCGAGCGGGTGATCAAAACGCGCGACCTGTACCACTCCGGCCACCTGCCGGATGCGGCCTGCGTCGCCAACCTCTGCCCGCGCAACGGCACGGACGTGACGCTGCTGATCGTCGTCACGTCCGCGCCGACCCACCGGGAGCAGCGGCTCGCGATCCGGCAGGCCTGGGGCCACTACGGCAGCCGGCGCGACATCTCGATCGGGTTCATCGTGGGGCAGACGAACGATGCCCGGACGGAGGATCAGCTCGCGGCGGAAAGCTACATGTACAGCGATCTGATACGGGGGTACTTCATCGACAGCTACAGCAACCTGACGCTCAAGACGATCTCGATGCTCGAGTGGGCGAAGCTGCACTGCCCGAGCGCCTCCTTTCTGCTCAAGACGGACGACGACATGTTTATCAACGTGCCGAAGCTGCTGCAGTTCATGGAGGCGCACGGCAACCAGCGCCGGACGATCTTCGGCCGGCTGGCGAAGAAGTGGAAACCGATCCGGAACAAGAAGTCCAAGTACTACGTCAGCCCGGAACAGTACTATCCGCCCGTGTTTCCCTCGTTTACCACCG GGCCAGCCTACCTGCTGACGGCCGACATCGTCGGCGAGATGTTCGACAAGTCGCTCAGCCAAACGTACCTCAAGCTGGAGGACGTCTACATGACCGGCATAGTGGCGCAGCTGCTCAACATACACCGGATCAACGTGAAGGAGTTCCTCAACCGGCGGATAGCGTTCAACCAGTGCAACATCAAGAAGGCGATCAGCATCCACATGGTGAAGAACAACGAGCAGCTCGACCTGTGGAAGAAGCAGGTCGACACGAGCGTCGCCTGCACGTAG
- the LOC121593405 gene encoding protein stunted-like isoform X1 encodes MAAWRAAGLNYINYSNIAARLLRKALKPELRAQAVRRDDSHIKFTKWQNGKPEKAITE; translated from the exons ATGGCCGCATGGAGAGCTGCTGGATTGAA CTACATTAACTACTCCAACATTGCCGCCCGGCTGCTCCGGAAGGCGCTGAAGCCGGAACTGCGGGCTCAGGCGGTCCGGCGCGATGACTCGCACATCAAGTTCACCAAGTGGCAGAACGGCAAGCCGGAAA AGGCTATCACCGAGTAA
- the LOC121593405 gene encoding protein stunted-like isoform X2 — MAAWRAAGLNYINYSNIAARLLRKALKPELRAQAVRRDDSHIKFTKWQNGKPENEK, encoded by the exons ATGGCCGCATGGAGAGCTGCTGGATTGAA CTACATTAACTACTCCAACATTGCCGCCCGGCTGCTCCGGAAGGCGCTGAAGCCGGAACTGCGGGCTCAGGCGGTCCGGCGCGATGACTCGCACATCAAGTTCACCAAGTGGCAGAACGGCAAGCCGGAAA ATGAGAAATGA